Within Carettochelys insculpta isolate YL-2023 chromosome 21, ASM3395843v1, whole genome shotgun sequence, the genomic segment GCTCTTTCCATTGCCATAGCGCGTGGCGGCGCTCACTGGGGGGGCGATGTAATGCCTGCACTGTGTCAGCGGAGGTTTCCTTCCGCCACAGCCATGGCTACCGGGAGGGCTGCTAAGACTGGGCTCAACGGGCTCTTCGCGGTGTACAAGCCGCCCGGGGTGGCTGCGATCAGGGTGCGGGACAGCGTGGAGACCCTGCTCCTGAGAGGTGAGGCCCGTCCCTTTTGTCCGCGCCCCAtagtccctgctccacccccacaccGGGATGGGGGAAGAAGTCCCCGGGTCTCCTCACCCTACAGTGGGGCAATGGGGTGAGACTctcaggagctgtggggggacttccctcctgcccctcagAAGACTTAGGACAGTGGTTCTCGGCCAGGGGTGCGCAGATATTTTCCAGGGGGTTCATCAGCTCAGCTAGAGagttgcctaattttacaacaggctgcgaAGTTTATAGTCCGTACGAACTGACTGTATGaaatgtaacaaaacaaaccagcagtcctgtagcactttaaagactaacaaaatgatttatcaggtgatgagcttttgcaggacagacctacttcttcacatCCGTATGAAGTGTAGTGACTTGTTTCTGTTGCTGTATTTTATagtccagttgatttattttataattatctgGGAATAATGAGAAAATAAGTGCTGTGATGCTTGTATTTTAAGGCTAAGTTTGTAAGCACGTTTTTAAGTGGGGTGAAACTTGgaggtatgcaagacaaatcagatttcGGAACAGGACTTCTGAAAAGTTTTAGAGCCACTGACTTACAGAATTCTGAAGAAAAGACTATGTCCCCAGTGTTTTCCTTCAGCTCCATGCTTTCTTCCCACCAGTGTGCTGCAACTGCAGTTCAGAACTGTTGATGCTTTGGAGAAGCATGTCGGGTCAATAAACTCTCCAAATGGAGAGTGTAGAGTTCCTAACATTTGATGCAGCATccttagcagcattaccagtttCAGGATGTGTGTGTATTTGGAATGGGGTTACCTCTGTTAATTGACAATGTCCTTCACTCTGTACCTACAGGCAACTTGTCCTGGGGTTAATGGTTCCAGCCACGGTTAGGCTGTTAGTGGATATAAACTTGGCCTTTCTAAAAACCTGAGAAAACTCTTCACATCTGCTTATATCGgtttgctgctggcagtgcttgtGTTGAACACTGCTCAGAAGCTCTAGCCAGAGCCTTGTGCCAGTTCATTTGGTAACTGAGTGTATGGCACACAGGTAGGCTGAGACAAACATTGTTAAAGACGACAATCAGGCTTCAGATAGCTATTGTAGAGGCCAATCTCCTTCTCAGACCTAGTAGCTGTTAGACTGGCAACCTCTTTGGACTCTTTGTTGTAAATGAGGAATCCCTCTTTGTTGCTGAAGATGGTATATCCATATCTACTCATCAAGTAGGTATCTGTACTGCAACCACCTGAAGGTCATAGATTCCTTTCAAACACAAAAGAGATGGTATCTTGTCCCATGCACCAACCTTTCAGTGACTGTGAGGATGCTGCTTCCTGACATGGAAAATGCAATTCGTACATGGTTTTGAAGGACTCCAACCAAGAGCTAAAGACACTTGAGCCTTCTGTACATGTGCAAGTGGTGCCCTTTTTGTTATATGGTAATACTCATTCCGCTATGGGAACAGGAATAAGCTGTACTGGTTTAAGGCACCTTTATACTGGTATAATTGCATCCATGCAAAAATCTTTAATGGTAACTATtcccatttataaaaaaaaacaaccagaaaACCTCACCCCTAACCAAAACAGCTATACTGGTACTAAATCTCTTTGTATAGATCACGCTTTGAAGAGAAGCTGCATATGTTTGTCACCTCCCCTTCACTATATTTCCTTTTCAGACTGTGCCCCATTGTTTTTCAGGAAGACTATCTGGGAGGGCGGGAGTTTACTGGGCTTATTTGCAGGAGAAgacattaaaaatattaacattaCCATTTCCTGTAGAACTGAACTCTCTTGAACAGCCAGCTGTACCACAGCAAGTACGCTTCCTGCCAACCACTGTGGAAGGAAATGCTGGGAAAGAGCTGACTCTCACTCCTACCTGGttgcctgtcctggctgcccacccaTTAGGTaagaggctggagaaggatctTGATTTCTGTTGAAAAGCTGGTGTACACCTTACTATTATTTCTGGATTTGACTTGCCCAGTGAGAAAACAAACCCAGAGAAACATTGATTTTTCTCAGATTGCAGCAGCAAACAGTTACCTACTCACTGCAttcaaaggggggggggggtaaaCACAGCGGAACCTGCTCATAGTGGAGAGATGCATGAGAATCCATTGGAGAGACAGAACTTTGATTCGATTTTAGGCAGCAATTTACTAGAAGTGGCTTCATTATGTGCACGATAAATTGTCAGATTTTTTTAATATCTTGGAATCACCAAGATTGAATTGCATTGGTACCATATACATCACCTGTTACCATCATACTGTTGTTCAGAAAGactcattgggcttgtctacaattgcctccaacttcaaagggggcttgttaatcagggcaatgggagattactaatgaagtgctgcggtgaatgcacagcatttcattaggctaattttcccccatggcaacttcaaagcttcaaactttgaagtgccggcatgcatgtagctgcaggcacttggaagtgcccgtgctactttgaagtcccttaaCTCCATCCAAGTTGccatgagggagaattagcctaatgaagtgctgcatattcactgcagcacttcattggtaatctcccgtcactctgattaacatgcccctttccaaGTTGGGAGAAAATGTAGATCCAGCCAGTATGTTTTTTCTTCATAGTGAAATTAAATGTTGGGTATTACAAGAACCATACATTCTTTCTTTTGTAGTTAGAGGACCAAAGTTCACTCACCTGAAAATTGGAGTAGGTCACCGTCTGGATACAAAATCTTCTGGAGTGTTTggtatgttttgttttgaaagagataAGAATATAGCATCATCGTGAAATCACCAGGTAGAGCATAGAGGGGGTTTTGATGGACAGTAGACACACAGAGCGTTGTGCTGGCTACTAGCAGCATCTGAGGATTTTGTAGCATGGGACAGAATTAGAAATGCTAAGTTACAGGAGAAATATACAGATCAGATATGATTGTTCTGTGGGGGTCAGGAATCCTAAGTCTGGGAGACCAGAGTAACTGGCTGGTCTCAAAGAGGCAATGTGGTCCAGTGGAAGGCACTGAACTTGGAGACTTCCATTCTCTTCTTGACTGTACCACATGTGAGCCTGATTGCTCAagtgcctctgtttccctttcTGTAATCTGGGGATGACGATACTGCTCTTCTATTGTAGGTGGAAAAACACAAAATAATACTAGCACTTAGCTTTTATGGCAGTCACAGATTTGAGTGTGTGGTGGCAAGTCTCAGCAACAAAGAGAGAGGCAGAAACAGATTATAAATTCTGGGTAcattgacagtgttttgtctgAACAGTGCCAGAAGGTGTGGTGTGATATAATAATGCTTATGCCCAAGTAACTAGGTGATCGATTAATGGCCCCCATttgcttttcttgtttttcaGTGCTTGGAGTAGGCCATGGGAACAAGCTGCTCACTGACATGTACAATGCCCATCTTACAAGGGTATGCACTGGCACTGAACCCTGTTTGGGGACTTATGTTTGCAACACCCATTCTCACTAGAGACCAAGGCTGTTAGAAATTGCATCAAGAAAGAAGAGGCAAATGTGACCTACTCTTACTAAATCACACGAGAAGTAATAATGCACAACTGTAAATAGGCATAAATAAATGAGATTAGGCAATATTAAATATTCCTTTGAGGAGGGAGTTGAATGATAGGAAGAGCCTGAGAACTGATAATGGGATGTTGAGCTGTGTATGGTAGGTCAGTCTGCATCCTGCTTGGTCAGgactggaattctggccaatcagagccgGTGAAGGTGGGGtctgggggctgcctggcagctgcGGAAGAAAAAGCTCCTAGTAGAAagctttctcctgcagctgctgtttccgtagctgcggggagggagagggggtggcgTGGCGGCAGCGTGCAGAAGTAGGTGCCTCCACTGgcagccatctcctgccccttcctcctgaacAGACCTCATCACCCTGCTCCTGCATATCCCTTCTGCTCAGACCTCCACTCTcactgttcctgcaccctccctcccaccctgacccctcaccttcagcccactcctgaactcactgctgctcccagcccacttATGCAgcttacctcccacccagatcctgcaacccagcccactcctgaaccctccctcctATCCAGACCTCAAGCACTCTTTCCCATCCTTcctctgcccagaccccaaacctcctccccaccagttcCATCCCCACACTCTGAACCTTGAATCCCTCCATTTCTGGTCCAACCCTGGGCCACCAGAAGAGTTAACCTGGCCTGGGGGGAAGCCCTGTACCACAGTCTATCCTTGTGCTGCAGCATGAGAGGAAGTGAGGTATCTCAGTCGGGGCCACATCAGTTAGAATTTTGTACgcttttttgcttctcacttttatgtggcccctgactaatttttctgtgggtcagtggcccccaaccttaaagtttccccatccctgctttatGAAGAACGTGGGGAGCTTGTGCTGCCATTGCAAGACATAATGTCTTTACTGAGGCAGCTGCCAGCAAGAGTTGCTGATGTGCCATATTTGAGTTTCAAAGTACCAAGGCTTCCCAAAGCCATTAGCAGTTTATATGAGATAAGAGGCACCACTTGctgttttctttggaaaaaactttcctgttctgtgattctctgtAGTTGCTGTATACCAGGATATTGCTTCTCAGCTGTTTGCAAACTGTTTTCTCCATATATTATGCCTTTTCTGTTTGAAGGCTTATACTGTTCGTGGCCTGTTTGGCAAAGCCACAGATGACTTCTCCGATACAGGCAAGCTAATAGAGAAGGCCACATTTGGTAAGAAAATTGACTGAGGTATAAACAAAGATTTCTAATTAGAAAGTGAAGTGTATCCTGTCCTGATTGAGCAAGATTTAGCACACCTTTAAGAACTCTAATCCTTGCTTATAAGGATTCTCCCATGAAGCTGCACCAAAATAAACATGTTACCCTGTAGTAGCCAAATATAGCCAtagtataacaagaagtcctgtggcaccttatagactaacagatattttggagcacaaaagcttatgctccaaaatatctgttagtctataaggtgccacaggacttctcgttgttattggctacctctctgataacagcCACAGTATGTCACTCCCTGATAAAAAGGTATTGATCCTGCCTGTTCTCAAAGTTGAGGGGACCCCATCTCCTTGTACCTTAGGAGACATAGCCTCATTCTAGAAGTGTGCTCAGAGACTTTCATAAAGGTTCTGCTGTTGAACAAAGCTTTGAAATATCTCCTGAGATGAACTGTGGCTTCCATTTTGAAACTAATGGAAACTCAGTTGACTTTCATCCAGGACTCCCCCACTTTAAGTACTGGTATGGCACGTATGCAGACTGAgtcagttttctgtgctgctgtattCTGTTACACTAAAGCTATCTTTCATGAGTATCTCACCAGCCCATTTAGTTACGACAATTTGACCAGGAGTGGCAACATCTTGATTTGTGAGAAGACTGTGCAGGTGCCGGGTGTATAAGTGAAGATTTATGTCCCTCTTTTGATCTCTCAACATTTACAGATCACATCACACGGGACAAGCTGGAGCGGATTATTGCTGTCATTCAGGGAACCAATCATAAAACTCTACTAATGTATGTATCCAGTGAAAAACCTTGAATGACCTGACCTCCTTTCTGCCATTTGTTGTAACTGGACCCAATTAGATTAGTGGGTTGCTTGCTGTAGTGGGTTGTAAAGATGTGCACCTCAGACAGGAAAATTAGCCACATGGTCTGTTGGAGTCAAGCTCTGACTAATAAAGTGACATGGGAGTTCAGACACCTTTAAAACCCATACCTGACACTTTGGTAAAATGAATGTTCTTCTGCCAAATATGATGGTGTGCCTTCCCTTACAGTTGTAGAACCTTATCGACAGTACCAATATTTACAGCATTTATAGGGCAAAGAGTCTGTCAGTCACAGTTATACGATTAAAAAGTCTTATGGAACTTCACTTAGAAACTACAGTGACTGAACAATGTTCCGTTGCAAGTTGCATCTGTTTTGTGACAAAACAGCAGCTCTTTGAATGTGTGCTCCCAGTAACATGCTCACCAACAGGGGCACTTTGATCCCTGGATGCATAAATGGGACTCTCGGGTTAAAGTAAAAGCCCAGAGGTTATTTTACTGCTATATTTGGCAATGGTGTGACTGCTACTGGAttactgtggccagttctggtgtcgtcatttcaagaaggatgttgaaaaatcaGAGTGAGTTctgagaagagccatgagaatgataaACAATTAGAAAAGTTACATTAAGAGTGAAAGACTCAAGAACCTCAGTTCATTTATTTTAACAGAGGCTTAAGGAGTGATAAGAAGTGTATAAGTACCTCCACTGGGCACATATTTAGTAAGAGGCTCATCAGTCTAGTGAAGAAAGTATAGAattggctggaagttgaagctagacaagttCAGATTATAAATAGGGTGAACATTAACCATTGGAAGAATTTATCCCATGTGATGGTGGGTGGTTCATCACTGATAATTACTAAATCAAGGTTAGATGGTTTTCTGTAAGATACGCTTaaggaattatttgggggaagTTTTATGGCCTATGATGTGAAGGAGCTCAGACAGGATTGTCATGGCAGTCCCCTCAGCCTCAGAATCTGCATTCATTGGGATGGAAGTGCAGATTCACTGCTCTGTTCCTTTCTACAGGTACTCTAACATTGACCTGAAAACTCAAGAGGCCTATGAGCTGGCCGTGGAAGGTTTAATTCGCCCAATGGAAAAAACCCCTCCATTAATCACAGCAATTCGATGCCTCCAGTTTGAACCTCCAGAATTCCAACTAGGTATGATCTAAGCCAAGTGAGAGTTTGGAAGTATGTACGATGATAGTAGCAAAAAGTTGTCACATAGCTGTTCTGTGGTAACTGTGACAATCTCAGCAAACACCCCAACGATTAAATTTATCACAGAGATTGAAGGACCATCTCAGTCTTAGACGGACCCTTCAGATTAGGATGGAGCAGCACGGAAAGTTTGTACAATTTCTGCTTCGTAGGAACTTAACTGttatactggatcagaccaatagTCCACTTAGTTCAGTATTCTGTCTCTAATATTGCTTCAAAGAAGAGTTAAAGGAGCACAATTCTTCCTGTGCAATGCCACCCACATTTCTGAAAGCTAAAACCTTCAGGAAAATAAACCAATCTCAGCTTCTTTATTCTGGTTATGTGTTGTTCAAGCCCTCCTCTTAATCCCATTTTAGGAGATACAGAAGATAGATATCTATCAACTAGTCATTTGAtgc encodes:
- the TRUB2 gene encoding pseudouridylate synthase TRUB2, mitochondrial isoform X2, with product MPALCQRRFPSATAMATGRAAKTGLNGLFAVYKPPGVAAIRVRDSVETLLLRELNSLEQPAVPQQVRFLPTTVEGNAGKELTLTPTWLPVLAAHPLVRGPKFTHLKIGVGHRLDTKSSGVFVLGVGHGNKLLTDMYNAHLTRAYTVRGLFGKATDDFSDTDHITRDKLERIIAVIQGTNHKTLLMYSNIDLKTQEAYELAVEGLIRPMEKTPPLITAIRCLQFEPPEFQLEIQCLHETQQYLRKIVHEIGLELKSSAVCTQVRRIRDGFFTLDSALLRTHWNLQNIQNSIQESKMKVEVELQRILGHQDSSGKRLTNVDLVAESELHSTEGTFASSLIHKMRESQSDWKVE
- the TRUB2 gene encoding pseudouridylate synthase TRUB2, mitochondrial isoform X1, whose protein sequence is MPALCQRRFPSATAMATGRAAKTGLNGLFAVYKPPGVAAIRVRDSVETLLLRELNSLEQPAVPQQVRFLPTTVEGNAGKELTLTPTWLPVLAAHPLVRGPKFTHLKIGVGHRLDTKSSGVFVLGVGHGNKLLTDMYNAHLTRAYTVRGLFGKATDDFSDTGKLIEKATFDHITRDKLERIIAVIQGTNHKTLLMYSNIDLKTQEAYELAVEGLIRPMEKTPPLITAIRCLQFEPPEFQLEIQCLHETQQYLRKIVHEIGLELKSSAVCTQVRRIRDGFFTLDSALLRTHWNLQNIQNSIQESKMKVEVELQRILGHQDSSGKRLTNVDLVAESELHSTEGTFASSLIHKMRESQSDWKVE
- the TRUB2 gene encoding pseudouridylate synthase TRUB2, mitochondrial isoform X3 produces the protein MATGRAAKTGLNGLFAVYKPPGVAAIRVRDSVETLLLRELNSLEQPAVPQQVRFLPTTVEGNAGKELTLTPTWLPVLAAHPLVRGPKFTHLKIGVGHRLDTKSSGVFVLGVGHGNKLLTDMYNAHLTRAYTVRGLFGKATDDFSDTGKLIEKATFDHITRDKLERIIAVIQGTNHKTLLMYSNIDLKTQEAYELAVEGLIRPMEKTPPLITAIRCLQFEPPEFQLEIQCLHETQQYLRKIVHEIGLELKSSAVCTQVRRIRDGFFTLDSALLRTHWNLQNIQNSIQESKMKVEVELQRILGHQDSSGKRLTNVDLVAESELHSTEGTFASSLIHKMRESQSDWKVE